The genomic window AACTGGAAGAGAATATGCTCCTAAAACTATTAATGATTGGATTAATATAATTGGAACAGTTTTTAATTATATGATTTCAAAAAAAGATTTGAATATTAAAAATCCGGCAATTGCAACTAAAGTAGAAAGAGAAAAAGTTGACAATGATAGAGAAAGATATTTAGAATTAGATGAAATTAAAAAGATTTGGGATGCATTAGATAATAGACAAGAATACTTTGATAATCAAATTAGAGATGAAGTAACTGAAAATATAAAAGTATTTTTAGCATTAAGCATATCAACTGGAGCAAGATTAAGGAGTGTATTAACTATTTCAAAAGCAGATGTTAATTTAAATTCAAATACAGTAATTATCAAAAATCATAAATCAAATAGAACATATAACGGATATATACATTCTGCATATAAAGAAATAATTGCTAAAAGAATAGAAAAACTTAGTCCAATTGATTATCTTGTTAATAGTTCATCAGATGAACTTAATAGAAATTCTATAAATAAAGTTCTACAGCCAATTTTTGATGAATTGTTTAATCAAGGATTAAAGCCAGAAGATACTAAAAGAAGAGTTGTAATTCACACTATTAGACACACTTTTGCTTCGCAACTTGCAATACAAGGTACACCCATCTATACAATCATGAAATTAATGGATCATGCAGATATTAGTCAAACCATTAGATATGCAAAATTAAGCCCTGATAGTGGGAAAGATGCTGTGCAAAGCTTAAAATTTTAAATTAAAAATTGATATGTTTGAATATAAAGCCCTAAATATAGGGGGCTTTATATTAATTCTGAACTTTA from Arcobacter venerupis includes these protein-coding regions:
- a CDS encoding tyrosine-type recombinase/integrase, producing the protein MKKTKFTGVFYNETINNGKVFYIRYKLNGKPIREKVGSEKEGVNAAYANKIRAKRTSIDRLKEDAPMLLNQKLPTFDECFNLYYKSIENKSDSLNTKRRYELHIKSTFGHIKIDDITTQMIDDFKLKAKKLKSLKTGREYAPKTINDWINIIGTVFNYMISKKDLNIKNPAIATKVEREKVDNDRERYLELDEIKKIWDALDNRQEYFDNQIRDEVTENIKVFLALSISTGARLRSVLTISKADVNLNSNTVIIKNHKSNRTYNGYIHSAYKEIIAKRIEKLSPIDYLVNSSSDELNRNSINKVLQPIFDELFNQGLKPEDTKRRVVIHTIRHTFASQLAIQGTPIYTIMKLMDHADISQTIRYAKLSPDSGKDAVQSLKF